Genomic window (Luteibacter yeojuensis):
GCGGCCCACCGCCGGGCGGGAAGCCACACGGTGACGACGCTGCCGCCTTCCTCGACCGGGTCCAGCCGGACACCGGCATCGTCGCCATAGAGATGCCGCAGGCGCGCGCCCACGTTGCCGAGGCCGATGCCATGGCCGCCGTGCGTGCCGCGGCCGCCGCCATAATCGCGGACCCTCACGGTGAGCTGCCCTGCCTGGCGCGACGCCTCGATGCGAACGCGCCGCTCGGTGCCCGTGCCGCCGTGTTCGATGGCGTTTTCCACCAGAGGCTGGAGCAGCAGGAACGGAATGCGCAGTTCGTCCAGCGAAGAATCGTTATCCACCTGCGCATCCAGGCCTTCGCCGAAGCGCACGCGCTGGATGTCCATGTACAACGCGACGAGCCGCCACTCCTCCGCCAGCCGGTGCTCCTGCGCGGTGGCCGAAAGCGTGGCCCGCAGCAGTTCGCCGATGCGCGAGAGCATCTCGTCCGCCACCCGCGGCTTCTCGTACATGAGTTCGGACACCGCATTGAGGGTGTTGAAGAGGAAGTGGGGATTGAGCTGCAGGCGCAGCGCCTCGAGCCGCGCTTCCGAGAGCGCCGATTCCAGCTGGGCCGCCTGCAGTTCGCGCGCCTGTCCTTCGCGATAGCGGTCGAACAGCCACAGGCCACTGACGATGACGGCGTAGAAGAACAGTTGCGTCGGCACCTCCATGAGGTAGCGCCACACCATGAGGCCATACGCGAAGCCGGGCATGCCCATGGCGCCGAACACGATCTGGCGCAACAGGATCATGAAGGTGGTCTGGACAAGGGACAGGGCCACGAAGAGCGCGGCGTGGTTGTACCAGGTCCAGCGCACGCGGC
Coding sequences:
- a CDS encoding sensor histidine kinase; this encodes MDCANSNVSKRARWRRRAIGLGLLLVVALGFLRATNRYLVDVANRLPSPFLPKLVEELTGSLSFGALLPVLFLVLRRVRWTWYNHAALFVALSLVQTTFMILLRQIVFGAMGMPGFAYGLMVWRYLMEVPTQLFFYAVIVSGLWLFDRYREGQARELQAAQLESALSEARLEALRLQLNPHFLFNTLNAVSELMYEKPRVADEMLSRIGELLRATLSATAQEHRLAEEWRLVALYMDIQRVRFGEGLDAQVDNDSSLDELRIPFLLLQPLVENAIEHGGTGTERRVRIEASRQAGQLTVRVRDYGGGRGTHGGHGIGLGNVGARLRHLYGDDAGVRLDPVEEGGSVVTVWLPARRWAA